A part of Acidobacteriota bacterium genomic DNA contains:
- the larC gene encoding nickel pincer cofactor biosynthesis protein LarC — translation MGRVMYLDCFSGAAGDMLLGAFLDAGLPLEALQRALGSLAVDHELRVTRVIRAGISATSVQVLDPHRPAASSAPPTDAGAAPHAHGHHGEADHHADREHHSHHHDHDHHHHHDHDHQHDHGHHHHGHDHGGGRGHSHPHAHGADGHRTLHEIAHLIDHSSLSAAGKARAKALFHRLGEAEAAIHDMPLDEVHLHEVGALDSIIDIVGNVFAFEWFGIDDVVASPVNVGGGTVEIAHGRYPVPAPATARLITGAPVYSAGPQVELLTPTGALLVSGYAKSYGALPPMRIEHVGYGAGTRDFRDVPNVVRVVIGERAAATGAGSAESIVKIECEIDDMSPQLFAPAMERLSAQGALDVFLTPVQMKKNRPGTLVTVLGPEDRRQAIADVLFRETTTLGVRFERMERETLERHWEDVSVLGGVVRMKIGTRGGEVLNAAPEFDDCVRIAEATGRPVKHVQADAMQAWHTAAAGRRDR, via the coding sequence ATGGGACGTGTGATGTACCTCGACTGCTTCTCGGGCGCCGCCGGCGACATGTTGCTGGGCGCGTTCCTCGATGCGGGCCTGCCGCTCGAGGCGCTCCAGCGGGCGCTCGGCAGCCTCGCCGTGGACCACGAGCTCCGCGTCACGCGCGTCATCCGCGCGGGCATCTCCGCCACCTCCGTGCAGGTCCTCGATCCGCATCGTCCGGCCGCGTCGAGCGCGCCGCCCACCGATGCCGGCGCGGCGCCGCACGCCCACGGCCACCATGGTGAGGCGGACCACCACGCCGATCGCGAGCACCACTCCCATCACCACGATCACGATCATCACCACCACCACGATCACGATCACCAGCACGACCATGGCCATCATCATCACGGGCACGACCACGGCGGCGGCCGTGGCCACAGCCATCCGCACGCGCACGGCGCCGATGGGCACCGGACGCTGCACGAGATCGCCCATCTGATCGATCACTCGTCGTTGTCCGCGGCGGGGAAGGCGCGCGCGAAGGCGCTGTTCCACCGCCTCGGCGAGGCAGAAGCGGCGATTCACGACATGCCGCTCGACGAAGTCCACCTCCACGAGGTTGGCGCCCTCGACTCGATCATCGACATCGTCGGCAACGTGTTCGCCTTCGAGTGGTTCGGGATCGACGACGTGGTCGCGTCGCCGGTCAACGTCGGCGGCGGCACCGTCGAGATCGCGCACGGCCGCTATCCAGTACCGGCACCCGCGACGGCGCGGTTGATCACCGGCGCGCCCGTGTACAGCGCCGGACCGCAGGTCGAGCTGCTCACACCGACCGGGGCGCTGCTCGTCTCGGGCTATGCGAAGAGCTATGGGGCCCTGCCTCCCATGCGCATCGAGCACGTCGGCTACGGCGCCGGCACGCGCGATTTCCGCGACGTGCCGAACGTCGTGCGCGTCGTGATCGGCGAACGCGCGGCGGCCACCGGTGCGGGCTCGGCCGAGTCGATCGTGAAGATCGAATGCGAGATCGACGACATGAGCCCGCAACTCTTCGCGCCGGCCATGGAGCGGCTGTCGGCGCAAGGGGCGCTCGACGTGTTCCTGACGCCTGTCCAGATGAAGAAGAACCGGCCGGGTACGCTGGTCACGGTGCTCGGCCCGGAGGACCGCCGGCAGGCCATCGCGGACGTGCTGTTCCGCGAGACGACGACGCTCGGCGTGCGGTTCGAGCGGATGGAACGCGAGACGTTGGAGCGGCACTGGGAAGACGTCTCGGTGCTGGGCGGCGTGGTCCGGATGAAGATCGGCACGCGCGGCGGGGAAGTCCTCAACGCCGCTCCGGAGTTCGACGACTGCGTGCGCATCGCCGAGGCGACGGGGCGACCCGTCAAGCACGTCCAGGCCGACGCGATGCAGGCCTGGCACACCGCAGCCGCAGGCCGCCGCGACCGATAG
- the radC gene encoding DNA repair protein RadC — MARHPGTIAALAPQDRPREKLERSGAHSLGDNELLAVLLGHGGRGADALAIANTILSLAAGSAGLTRMHRDQLASLPGVGPAQASRIAAAIELGRRTLSGPRRARPQFRHPRDLAAFLLPLYGAHPVERFGVLLLDARYRLLSTQLISVGSLDASVAHPREVFRGAIVAGAVSVVAFHNHPSGDPTPSRDDVLLTERLQRAGALIGIDLLDHLILTDAEYRSFKELKVL, encoded by the coding sequence TTGGCACGACACCCTGGTACCATCGCGGCGCTCGCGCCGCAGGATCGACCGCGCGAGAAGCTGGAGCGCAGCGGGGCCCACTCGCTCGGCGACAACGAGCTGCTCGCCGTGTTGCTCGGCCACGGCGGCCGCGGCGCCGACGCGTTGGCGATCGCCAACACCATCCTCTCGCTCGCGGCCGGCTCCGCCGGCCTGACCCGCATGCATCGCGATCAACTCGCCAGCCTGCCGGGCGTCGGACCGGCCCAGGCCAGCCGCATCGCGGCGGCCATCGAGCTCGGCCGCCGCACGCTCTCGGGACCGCGGCGCGCTCGCCCGCAGTTCCGGCATCCGCGCGACCTCGCCGCGTTCCTCCTGCCGCTGTACGGCGCCCATCCGGTCGAACGGTTCGGCGTGCTGCTGCTCGACGCCCGCTACCGGCTTCTCTCGACGCAGTTGATCTCGGTAGGATCGTTGGATGCGAGCGTCGCGCACCCGCGGGAGGTCTTCCGCGGCGCGATCGTGGCGGGCGCGGTGTCGGTCGTGGCGTTCCACAACCACCCGTCCGGCGACCCGACGCCGAGCCGAGACGACGTGCTGCTGACCGAACGGCTGCAGCGCGCCGGCGCTCTGATCGGCATCGATCTGCTCGATCATCTGATTCTGACCGACGCGGAGTACCGGTCGTTCAAGGAACTCAAGGTGCTGTGA
- a CDS encoding DUF4398 domain-containing protein produces MFWRRLCAVALAIGVLGCSEPPLKERQQAEGAVAAARAAGADTYAPAELRAAEQALAGYEAAVQQRDYRQALRFAVEARNGAYEAAKRAADEKAAARSRAEQLLASFDDLVRAASTRPTASRAAAERLRAGVKSATATLQKARSLVEQQQYGQAIAVLTPAIEAFKAEPAASPGPAGRRAP; encoded by the coding sequence ATGTTCTGGCGACGTCTCTGCGCCGTCGCGCTGGCGATCGGCGTACTGGGCTGTTCTGAACCCCCACTGAAAGAACGACAACAAGCGGAAGGCGCCGTGGCCGCGGCTCGTGCTGCCGGCGCGGACACGTACGCGCCGGCCGAACTGCGGGCAGCCGAACAGGCACTCGCCGGCTACGAGGCCGCCGTCCAGCAGCGCGACTACCGGCAGGCGCTGCGCTTCGCTGTCGAAGCGCGCAACGGCGCCTACGAGGCGGCCAAGCGCGCAGCCGACGAGAAGGCGGCCGCGCGCAGCCGCGCCGAGCAGTTGCTGGCCTCGTTCGACGATCTGGTCCGCGCCGCCAGCACACGGCCGACCGCCTCCCGGGCGGCCGCCGAGCGGCTTCGCGCCGGCGTCAAATCCGCGACCGCCACTCTGCAAAAGGCGCGCTCACTGGTCGAACAGCAGCAGTACGGGCAGGCGATCGCCGTGCTCACGCCGGCGATCGAGGCATTCAAGGCGGAACCGGCGGCTTCGCCGGGCCCGGCGGGCCGGCGCGCGCCCTAG
- the dapF gene encoding diaminopimelate epimerase translates to MTGRPSIALVKAHAYGNDFLLVHAADVSAEQDLPALARQACDRHRGIGADGLMLVEDTTEGASTQLFNADGSRAEVSGNGVRCAAAWLASRRGLQAGDRIVIETAAGPKRLDLLEASTRRFTFRADMGAPTDLRRLRLRVHDEEVDVIALRVGNPQCVVLGPATEERLHGLAAGLSVHPAFPEGSNVELADVRGPGHVRILIWERGVGPTEASGTGACAAAVASAFAGGAARDVTVESPGGAQHVEWTDETIWLTGWAEIVADIAWWR, encoded by the coding sequence GTGACCGGCCGCCCGTCGATCGCGCTCGTCAAGGCCCACGCCTACGGCAACGACTTCCTGCTGGTGCACGCGGCCGACGTTTCGGCCGAGCAGGACCTGCCTGCCCTCGCTCGACAGGCCTGCGATCGCCATCGAGGGATCGGCGCCGACGGGCTGATGCTGGTGGAAGACACCACGGAGGGCGCCAGCACGCAACTGTTCAATGCCGACGGCAGCCGAGCCGAGGTGTCGGGCAACGGCGTGCGCTGTGCCGCGGCATGGCTCGCGAGCCGCCGCGGGCTCCAAGCCGGCGATCGCATCGTCATCGAGACGGCGGCCGGCCCGAAGCGCCTCGATCTGCTCGAGGCCTCCACGCGACGGTTCACCTTCCGTGCTGACATGGGGGCGCCGACGGATCTTCGCCGGCTTCGGCTCCGCGTCCATGACGAGGAGGTCGACGTGATCGCGCTGCGAGTCGGCAATCCCCAATGTGTCGTTCTCGGTCCAGCGACCGAAGAACGGTTACATGGGCTTGCGGCCGGCCTCAGCGTGCATCCGGCGTTCCCCGAGGGCAGCAACGTCGAGCTGGCCGATGTTCGCGGTCCGGGCCACGTTCGCATCCTGATTTGGGAACGGGGTGTCGGCCCAACCGAGGCCTCCGGCACGGGCGCCTGCGCTGCCGCCGTGGCGTCGGCGTTCGCCGGGGGCGCAGCCCGCGACGTGACGGTCGAATCGCCGGGCGGCGCGCAACATGTGGAGTGGACCGACGAGACCATCTGGCTCACCGGCTGGGCGGAGATCGTCGCCGACATCGCCTGGTGGCGTTGA
- a CDS encoding methyltransferase domain-containing protein encodes MPDVSSSSVRRYWDAHIHDLEMTPHPPGTLEFFRDLDAYHFEKLHHLLTLVDFDAWRDRRVLDVGCGTGVEVVRFARGGAHVVGVDVSEQSVRLTRQNLHQQQATAVLAVADGERLPFPDSTFDFVYAHGVVQYAADDRRVVAECHRVLRPGGLALFQVYNRRSWLQVLSKVMRVPLEHEDAPVLRRYTIPEFRRLLAPFASTEIIPERFPVKSRLHKGWKGVLYNLAFVGPFNAMPRAWVRRWGWHLLARCRK; translated from the coding sequence ATGCCCGACGTCTCGAGCTCGAGCGTCCGCCGCTACTGGGACGCTCACATCCACGACCTCGAGATGACGCCCCATCCGCCCGGGACGCTCGAGTTCTTCCGGGACCTCGACGCCTACCACTTCGAGAAGCTGCACCACCTGCTCACGCTCGTCGATTTCGACGCCTGGCGCGACCGCCGCGTGCTCGACGTCGGGTGCGGCACCGGCGTAGAGGTCGTGCGATTCGCGCGCGGCGGCGCGCACGTCGTCGGCGTGGACGTGTCCGAGCAGTCGGTGCGCCTCACGCGGCAGAACCTGCACCAGCAGCAGGCGACCGCCGTGCTCGCCGTCGCCGACGGGGAGCGGCTGCCGTTTCCCGACAGTACCTTCGACTTCGTGTACGCACACGGTGTCGTCCAATACGCGGCCGACGATCGACGCGTCGTCGCGGAATGTCATCGCGTGCTGCGGCCGGGTGGTCTGGCGCTGTTCCAGGTGTACAACCGTCGATCGTGGCTGCAGGTGCTGTCGAAGGTCATGCGCGTCCCGCTGGAGCACGAGGATGCGCCGGTGCTGCGGCGCTATACGATTCCCGAGTTCCGCCGGCTGCTGGCCCCGTTCGCCTCCACGGAGATCATCCCGGAACGGTTCCCCGTGAAGAGCCGCCTGCACAAGGGCTGGAAGGGCGTGCTCTACAACCTCGCATTCGTCGGCCCGTTCAACGCGATGCCGCGCGCGTGGGTTCGGCGCTGGGGCTGGCATCTGCTCGCGCGGTGCCGGAAGTAA
- a CDS encoding FAD-dependent oxidoreductase: protein MRTDPRTLAGTRLDLLIAGGGIHGLFAAYDAALRGLSVALVERDDFGSGLSFNHQRTIHGGLRDLGAGRLAKARRQILERRRWVHMAPRLVRPLPFVTGTAGAFARSRWALGLGLRAYDALGRSTSAGVPEALRLPRSRLRAAAWAHEAGADLPPRGLTGVACWHDYQTPFPDRLNWLVAMAATSAGARLVNYAEIAGALVESGRVVGAKVRDRVTGETMDVPAQATLLAVGSQLGPVGALFGIAGAPPLVRAMNLLLARPAPRVAVASRGPSGRMLTLVPWLGRALVGTSQSAEAIDANEHVPPASAVAELLADVNATFPRLAVSRDDVALVQHGLVPAERRHGRLELKGEPEIVSFAPRGTPGLATLVGVKFTTARLAAERAIDLVCAERGDAARRSVTGLTQLPHAGLDDVAGTARAVVDAAGAALDAESLAALTEVYGTEAPAVLAFSAERGLLERLVPESPVLAGEIAYAAEHAAAVRLADVVQRRTVLGAAGHPGEHALVRAAEIMGTVRRWTPQERQEEIREAARRYVLPQV from the coding sequence ATGCGAACAGATCCTCGAACCCTCGCCGGCACGCGTCTCGATCTGCTGATCGCCGGCGGCGGCATCCACGGGCTCTTCGCCGCGTACGACGCCGCGCTGCGCGGGCTGTCGGTCGCGCTCGTCGAGCGCGACGATTTCGGCAGCGGCCTGTCGTTCAACCACCAGCGCACGATCCACGGCGGGCTGCGCGACCTCGGCGCGGGACGGCTCGCCAAAGCCCGCCGGCAGATCCTCGAGCGCCGCCGATGGGTCCACATGGCGCCGCGGCTCGTTCGGCCGCTGCCGTTCGTGACAGGGACGGCCGGCGCGTTCGCACGTTCGCGCTGGGCGCTCGGGCTGGGGCTGCGGGCATACGATGCCCTCGGCCGATCGACGAGCGCCGGCGTGCCGGAGGCTCTGCGCCTGCCCCGCAGCCGGCTGCGCGCGGCGGCCTGGGCGCACGAGGCCGGCGCGGACTTGCCGCCTCGGGGCCTGACAGGCGTCGCGTGCTGGCACGACTACCAGACGCCGTTTCCGGATCGGCTGAACTGGCTCGTCGCGATGGCGGCGACGTCGGCCGGCGCCAGGCTCGTCAACTACGCCGAGATCGCCGGCGCGCTCGTCGAGAGCGGCCGCGTCGTCGGCGCGAAGGTGCGGGATCGAGTCACCGGCGAGACCATGGACGTGCCGGCCCAGGCGACGCTGCTGGCCGTCGGCAGCCAGCTCGGTCCCGTCGGGGCGCTGTTCGGGATTGCGGGCGCGCCGCCGCTCGTGCGCGCGATGAACCTCCTGCTCGCGCGGCCCGCGCCGCGCGTCGCGGTCGCGTCGCGCGGACCGTCCGGACGCATGCTGACGCTCGTGCCGTGGCTCGGTCGCGCGCTCGTCGGGACCTCGCAGTCGGCCGAGGCAATCGACGCGAACGAACACGTCCCGCCCGCGTCGGCCGTCGCAGAGCTGCTCGCGGACGTGAACGCGACGTTCCCGCGGCTCGCCGTGAGCCGCGACGATGTTGCGCTCGTGCAGCACGGGTTGGTGCCCGCCGAGCGCCGCCATGGCCGCCTCGAGCTGAAGGGCGAGCCCGAGATCGTCTCGTTCGCACCGCGCGGCACGCCCGGCCTCGCCACGCTCGTCGGCGTGAAGTTCACGACGGCGCGCCTCGCGGCCGAGCGCGCGATCGACCTCGTGTGCGCCGAGCGCGGCGATGCGGCGCGCCGCTCGGTGACGGGCTTGACGCAGTTGCCCCACGCCGGGCTCGACGACGTCGCCGGCACGGCGCGTGCGGTGGTCGACGCGGCGGGCGCAGCGCTCGACGCCGAGTCGCTCGCCGCCCTGACGGAGGTGTATGGGACGGAGGCGCCGGCGGTGCTGGCGTTTTCAGCCGAGCGCGGGCTGCTGGAGCGACTCGTCCCGGAATCGCCTGTGCTGGCCGGCGAAATCGCCTATGCCGCCGAACATGCCGCCGCCGTCCGGTTGGCCGACGTCGTCCAGCGGCGCACGGTCCTTGGCGCCGCTGGCCATCCCGGCGAGCACGCGCTGGTGCGCGCCGCCGAGATCATGGGCACCGTGCGTCGTTGGACGCCACAGGAACGTCAAGAGGAGATCCGCGAGGCAGCACGACGCTACGTGCTGCCGCAAGTGTGA
- a CDS encoding D-tyrosyl-tRNA(Tyr) deacylase, with the protein MRAVIQRVLRASVAVDGDVVGAIGHGLLAFVGVAAGDGPADLEYTASKIAEMRIFHDADGRMNRSVRDVNGAVLLVSQFTLLGDVRKGRRPAFDDAEAPERALEVYEALSGRLRELGLRVETGRFRAEMTIDLVNHGPVTILLDSRRRF; encoded by the coding sequence GTGCGGGCCGTCATCCAGCGCGTCCTTCGCGCCTCGGTCGCCGTCGACGGCGACGTCGTCGGCGCGATCGGTCACGGCCTGCTGGCGTTCGTGGGCGTCGCGGCCGGCGACGGCCCGGCCGATCTGGAGTACACGGCGTCCAAGATCGCCGAGATGCGGATCTTCCACGACGCCGACGGGCGCATGAACCGGTCGGTGCGCGACGTCAACGGCGCCGTGCTGCTGGTTTCCCAATTCACGCTGCTCGGCGACGTCCGGAAAGGACGCCGGCCGGCGTTCGACGACGCCGAAGCGCCCGAACGCGCGCTCGAGGTCTACGAGGCGCTGTCCGGCCGGCTCCGCGAGCTGGGCCTGAGGGTGGAGACCGGACGCTTTCGAGCCGAGATGACGATCGATCTCGTCAACCACGGCCCGGTCACGATCCTGCTCGACAGCCGGCGCCGCTTTTGA
- the ttcA gene encoding tRNA 2-thiocytidine(32) synthetase TtcA — MSYRTPLEARLARKVTRAIVEHGLIEDGDRVMVGLSGGKDSWALMEMLDVLRRRAPIDFSLVAVNVNSGYADFRHDLVTSACAARGWEVHVEHTTIGAIMDDILDDGDTPCSLCARLRRGVLYRLADAFGVTKIALGHHLDDFVETTLLNLFFQGSLKSMPARLVSDTKRHVVIRPLVYVTEAEARAYTQEVGLPVIGCCCPACGDLSMKRQRVKRLIAELELEHPDIKNSMITALGNVVPGHLLDRRLHPAAETLVQA, encoded by the coding sequence GTGAGCTACAGAACACCACTCGAAGCCCGTCTGGCCAGGAAGGTCACGAGGGCCATCGTCGAACACGGCCTGATCGAGGACGGCGACCGCGTGATGGTCGGCCTGTCGGGCGGCAAGGACAGTTGGGCGCTGATGGAGATGCTGGACGTGCTCCGCCGGCGCGCCCCCATCGACTTCTCGCTCGTCGCGGTGAACGTGAACTCCGGCTACGCCGACTTCCGTCACGATCTCGTCACGTCCGCCTGCGCCGCACGCGGCTGGGAAGTGCACGTCGAGCACACGACGATCGGCGCCATCATGGATGACATCCTGGACGACGGCGACACGCCGTGCTCGCTCTGCGCGCGGCTGCGGCGCGGCGTGCTGTATCGGCTGGCCGACGCGTTCGGCGTGACCAAGATCGCGCTCGGTCACCATCTCGACGACTTCGTCGAAACGACGCTCCTGAACCTGTTCTTCCAGGGCTCGCTGAAGTCGATGCCGGCGCGGCTGGTGTCCGACACCAAGCGGCACGTCGTGATCCGGCCGCTCGTGTACGTGACCGAGGCCGAGGCGCGTGCCTACACGCAGGAAGTGGGATTGCCGGTGATCGGCTGCTGCTGCCCGGCGTGCGGCGATCTCAGCATGAAGCGGCAACGCGTCAAACGGCTGATCGCCGAGCTCGAGCTCGAGCATCCCGACATCAAGAACTCGATGATCACCGCGCTCGGCAACGTGGTGCCCGGGCATCTGCTGGACCGCCGGCTCCATCCGGCGGCAGAGACGCTCGTGCAAGCCTGA
- a CDS encoding alpha/beta fold hydrolase, with product MVRVAGVLLSLFLLSVPASAQVTAVSQDASLQTSLGTLSGTWLVPKVDGRLPIVLLIAGSGPTDRDGNSTALPGKNDSLKMLAEALAARGVATLRYDKRGIGRSATPGQREADLRFEDYVNDAANLVDIIRGDDRFSSITIAGHSEGSLIGMLAAKMSEAEGFVSISGPARNAAAILRDQLRPQLSPVPALWEATQTMIASLERGETLAPPAALASVPPVAGLFRPSVQPYLISWFRFTPSLEIAKLDVPVLVIQGTTDIQVPVGEAEALKAAKPDATLTIVTGMNHIMKSVEADPNRQIASYSDPSLKIAPEVPNAIAAFTSTVPVRPRRRP from the coding sequence ATGGTCCGAGTGGCCGGTGTGCTGTTGTCGTTGTTCCTGCTGTCCGTGCCGGCGTCCGCGCAGGTGACGGCGGTCTCGCAGGACGCGAGCCTCCAGACCTCGCTCGGCACGCTGTCGGGGACCTGGCTCGTGCCGAAGGTGGACGGGCGTTTGCCGATCGTGCTGCTGATCGCCGGGTCCGGCCCGACCGACCGCGACGGCAACAGCACCGCGCTGCCCGGCAAGAACGACAGCCTCAAGATGCTGGCCGAGGCGCTCGCGGCGCGCGGCGTCGCAACGCTGCGCTACGACAAGCGCGGCATCGGCCGCAGCGCCACGCCCGGCCAGCGCGAAGCCGATCTGCGCTTCGAGGACTACGTCAACGACGCGGCGAATCTCGTGGACATCATCCGCGGCGACGATCGGTTCTCCAGCATCACGATCGCCGGCCACAGCGAAGGATCCCTCATCGGCATGCTGGCCGCGAAGATGTCCGAGGCCGAGGGCTTCGTCTCGATCTCCGGCCCGGCGCGCAACGCGGCCGCCATCCTCCGCGACCAGCTCCGGCCGCAGCTCTCGCCCGTGCCGGCGCTCTGGGAGGCCACGCAGACGATGATCGCGTCGCTCGAACGAGGCGAGACGTTGGCGCCCCCCGCGGCGCTCGCGAGCGTCCCGCCGGTCGCGGGCCTGTTCCGGCCCAGCGTGCAGCCCTATCTGATCTCGTGGTTCCGGTTCACGCCGTCGCTCGAGATCGCGAAGCTGGACGTGCCGGTGCTCGTCATCCAGGGCACGACCGACATCCAGGTGCCGGTCGGCGAGGCCGAGGCGCTCAAGGCCGCGAAACCCGATGCGACGCTGACGATCGTCACCGGCATGAACCACATCATGAAGTCCGTGGAGGCCGACCCGAACAGGCAGATCGCGTCGTACAGCGATCCGAGCCTGAAGATCGCCCCCGAGGTGCCGAACGCGATCGCGGCGTTCACCAGCACGGTGCCGGTGAGGCCGAGGCGCCGGCCATGA
- a CDS encoding glycosyltransferase yields MATVLVVTSAPPLVEGGHLVIARALVRAMTECGHDAAIVTTPSNRFGRQGAAYLANWLTDVGQTGDGRRVDRVISLRFPSFAVRHPAHVSWLNHTMREYYDLWDQFSSRLSPQGRIKEGVRRALIRATDTYLLRHHVTRLLAQSATIQARLARFHGLRADVLHPPPPQRPYRTDRYGDYLFFTSRLTPLKRADLLLQALARPEASAIRCVIGGDGDDLERLRTLARDLGLGERVTFTGRLDEDILVDHLARCRAVVFVPKDEDYGFVTVEAFASAKPVITTTDSGGPLEFVRHGDTGFVVEPTPEALAGALAQIMESPSDAVRMGTAALERVRPLTWQATVDELMKNEAGPNAAL; encoded by the coding sequence GTGGCGACCGTCCTCGTGGTCACCTCTGCGCCGCCACTCGTCGAAGGCGGCCATCTCGTGATCGCCCGCGCGCTCGTGCGCGCCATGACCGAGTGCGGCCACGACGCGGCGATCGTCACGACCCCGTCGAATCGCTTCGGCCGGCAGGGCGCCGCCTACCTGGCGAACTGGCTGACCGATGTCGGACAGACGGGCGATGGCCGGCGCGTCGACCGCGTGATCAGCCTGCGGTTCCCGAGCTTCGCCGTGCGGCATCCAGCCCACGTCTCGTGGCTCAACCACACGATGCGCGAGTACTACGACCTCTGGGATCAGTTCTCGTCGCGCCTCTCACCGCAGGGCCGGATCAAAGAGGGCGTGCGCCGGGCGTTGATCCGCGCAACGGATACATATCTGCTCCGGCACCACGTCACGCGGCTGCTGGCGCAGTCGGCGACGATTCAGGCGAGGCTCGCGCGCTTCCACGGGCTTCGGGCGGACGTGCTGCACCCGCCGCCGCCACAGCGCCCCTACCGCACGGATCGTTACGGCGACTACCTGTTCTTCACGTCCCGGCTGACGCCGCTGAAGCGGGCCGATCTGCTGCTGCAGGCGCTGGCACGGCCGGAGGCTTCGGCGATCCGCTGCGTGATTGGCGGCGACGGCGACGACCTCGAGCGGTTGCGGACGCTCGCGCGCGACCTTGGCCTCGGCGAACGCGTGACGTTCACCGGGCGACTCGACGAAGACATCCTCGTCGATCACCTCGCGCGCTGCCGCGCGGTGGTGTTCGTCCCGAAGGACGAAGACTACGGGTTCGTGACCGTCGAGGCGTTCGCGAGCGCGAAGCCGGTCATCACGACGACCGACAGCGGCGGGCCGCTCGAGTTCGTCCGCCACGGCGACACCGGGTTCGTCGTCGAACCGACGCCCGAGGCCCTTGCCGGTGCGCTGGCGCAGATTATGGAGAGCCCGTCGGACGCTGTCCGCATGGGCACCGCCGCGCTCGAGCGGGTGCGCCCGCTCACCTGGCAGGCGACAGTGGACGAACTGATGAAGAACGAGGCTGGGCCGAATGCCGCGCTGTGA
- a CDS encoding NAD-dependent epimerase/dehydratase family protein gives MNVLVTGASGFTGSHLARYLHQQRDQVRAFVRPTSSRAPLDGAGVEIVEGDLLDSPSLDRAMHGIDVVYHVAALFRTAGLPSSTYKAVNADAVAAVIDAAVRAGVRRVVHCSTVGVHGDVEHPPANEDAPLRPGDVYQETKLLGERLAREAAKRTGIELVIVRPTGIYGPGDRRLLKMFGAIARGRFVLLGNGQNYYHLTYIDDLCEGFRLCGTVAAAAGRTYILGGPRVTTLREIVDITARVAGRRPPRWRVPVWPVWLAGAACEAIAAPFGLQPPLYRRRVDFFRKSRSFDISRARQELGFDPQVDVETGIRRTLEWYRAHQWI, from the coding sequence ATGAACGTCCTGGTCACAGGCGCATCCGGGTTCACCGGCAGCCATCTCGCGCGGTACCTGCACCAGCAGCGGGACCAGGTGCGCGCCTTCGTGCGGCCGACCTCCTCGCGCGCCCCGCTCGACGGCGCCGGCGTCGAGATCGTCGAAGGCGACCTGCTGGATTCGCCCTCCCTCGATCGCGCCATGCACGGGATCGACGTCGTCTACCACGTGGCCGCGCTGTTCCGGACGGCAGGCCTTCCGTCCTCGACGTACAAGGCGGTCAATGCCGACGCGGTCGCCGCCGTGATCGACGCGGCCGTCCGAGCCGGCGTGCGGCGCGTCGTCCACTGCAGCACGGTCGGCGTTCATGGAGACGTCGAGCATCCGCCCGCCAACGAAGATGCGCCGCTGAGGCCGGGCGACGTCTACCAGGAGACGAAGCTGCTCGGCGAGCGCCTGGCACGCGAGGCCGCGAAGCGGACGGGGATCGAGCTCGTGATCGTGAGGCCGACGGGCATCTACGGGCCCGGGGACCGGCGGCTGCTCAAGATGTTCGGCGCGATTGCCCGCGGGCGGTTCGTGCTGCTCGGCAACGGCCAGAACTACTACCACCTGACCTACATCGACGATCTGTGCGAGGGGTTTCGCCTGTGTGGAACGGTGGCGGCCGCCGCAGGGCGGACCTACATCCTCGGCGGCCCTCGCGTGACGACGCTCCGGGAGATCGTCGACATCACGGCGCGCGTCGCCGGGCGCCGCCCGCCGCGGTGGCGCGTGCCGGTGTGGCCGGTGTGGCTGGCCGGCGCCGCCTGCGAAGCGATCGCCGCGCCGTTCGGCCTGCAGCCTCCGCTCTACCGCCGGCGTGTAGACTTCTTCCGCAAGAGCCGATCGTTCGACATCTCGCGAGCGCGGCAGGAGCTGGGCTTCGATCCGCAGGTCGACGTCGAGACCGGCATCCGCCGCACGCTGGAGTGGTACCGTGCCCACCAATGGATCTGA